The nucleotide window TCTGTGGCGTTTCGACAAGTGGTGAGTATATCTTAACACTTGAGAGGAGAATATTGCTTACCGAAAAAGGAGGTAGGCATTTTCCATTATTTGGTTTGGGAAAAGGGGGGTTTGAAGTGGTGGGAGAGGGGCTCAAAGGCCGCAAAAATTTATCTGGAAGAATAGATTGAGAGTATGCCTTCACACATAAGAGAACTCCCATATCTTGATGTTCCTTTTACCGTGAGTAACTGTTTTCATAGGGAACGCAAATTCTGGTCAATGATCTTTCATGGAGTTCATCTTAAGACATGATATTTatcctttttgttttgtttaatacAGTTGCCTTGTTGTCTACTATATTCTATTTACTATATGAAGTTACTCTTGAAAagttttctctagatgtatgtAGTCTGAACTTGGATTCGTTCTTATCAATACTACCCAACACTGTACAGATATCCTTTCAATAAATATAGTAGATAGACATTGTATGTTGGAACGGTTCAAAATATGTTGCATCCTTTAGATGCCATGTAGTCACATCACAGTACCATACACAAATGTAGGAAAACCATTTGATCATACAGAAACATGTGTCCATATACTATGATTAAAGCTTTTGAATACTGCTTCATGGGTTTTATCTCCACACTGCCCATTACCTCTCTCTACCATTCTTTATTGATCAGGGATGGACAGTGTCCTGAATATAGCGGGGAGGATCAAGCTATTTGTGCTGTTGGTCTTGCTAAATCTAAACCTGGTGTTTTTGTTGAAGCTATTCAGTATCTTTTGATTTTGGCAACACCTGTTCAGGTACTAAGTGAATTATCCCATTCTTTTCCTTTCGTTTAGCTATTTGTGAATTTGGAATCATGCAAATTTAGATTAGTTTCAAGGTCTTCCTCTTATTTGTTTCAAGCATATAATTTATATGTTCCTTTTCTTTGAAGTTTCTACTTTTACGTAATGTCTTCCACTTTTTATCAGTTAAGTCTTGTGGGAGTATGTTGCTCTGGAGGGGCTGATGGCACAGATCCATATGCGGAGGTCTCACTGCAGCCATTGCCAGAGTATACTGTACCGTCTGATGGGATCACCATGACTTGTATCACATGTACGGAAAAGGGTCGTATTTTCCTGGCTGGGCGTGACGGCCACATCTATGAGTTACAGTATACAACTGGATCAGGCTGGCAATCAAGATGTCGGAAAGTTTGTCTGACTGCTGGTTTAGGAAGTATCATTTCAAGGTTAGTTCATTTGTTTGTGATCTTAATGCCTCATTTCTACATTGATAGGCAAGCatgtttatttttcttccttCAGTGTAATAATTGTCCTTGTGACTATCAAATTTTTACCTACATTTTGAATTCGATTATTCTTTTGAGATGATATTTAACATGAAGACATATTCTTTATTTTCAGATGGGTATTACCGAATGTTTTCAAGTTTGGAGCTGTTGATCCCATCATTGAAATGGTTTTTGATAATGAGAGACACATATTGTACGCAAGAACTGAAGAAATGAAACTTCAGGTTTTTATTCTGGGGCAAAATGCTGATGGGCCATTGAAAAAAGtggcagaagaaaaaaatttgatcAATCTGAGGGATGTTCATTATGGAGGCAGACAATCAACTGGACCTAGAGCTCCAAATCGAACGACAAAGTCATCTATAGTTTGCATATCACCATTGTCTACTCTTGAATCGAAGTCTCTACACCTTGTTGCTGTTTTATCAGATGGGAGAAGGATGTACCTTACCACTTCTCCATCTAGTGGGAATTTGGGTGGATTTAATACAGACCATGACAAACCTAGTTGTTTAAAAGTTGTGACAACCAGGCCTTCTCCTCCTTTAGGGCTTAGTGGTGGACTTGCCTTTGGAACAATGTCTCTTGCTGGTAGACCTCAGAATGATGATCTCTCCCTAAAGGTTGAGGCAGCACATTATTCTGCTGGAACTCTTGTCCTTTCTGATTCATCTCCGCCAACAATGTCATCTCTTCTTATTGTAAACCGTGACTCAAGCACGCAATCAGCTGGGTCGAGTACTCTGGGGACAAGTTCAAGGAGTTCTCGGGCATTACGGGAATCTGTATCTTCTTTACCAGTTGAAGGGCGAATGCTTTTTGTTGCAGATATATTACCCTTGCCAGATTCTACAACTGCCATACTGTCTTTGTATTCAGCAATTGAATATGGTGGATATGAAAGCCTAGAGGAGTCATGTGAGAAGGTATCTGCAAAGCTTTGGGCCAGAGGCGATCTTTCAATCCAACATATATTACCAAGGAGGCGATTTGTTGTTTTCAGTACTATGGGCATGATGGAAATAGTTTTCAACAGGCCTGTAGACATTCTGAGGAGGTTGTTTGAGTCCAACTCGCCCAGGTCAATCTTGGAAGAATTCTTCAATCGTTTTGGACCTGGTGAAGCGGCTGCCATGTGTTTAATGCTAGCAGCCAGGGTAGTTCATTCGGAAAATCTTATAAGCAATGTTGTTTCTCAGAAGGCAGCTGAAGCTTTCGAGGACCCAAGACTTGTTGGAATGCCACAACTTGAGGGAAACAGTGCATTATCTAACACTAGAACAGCTGCGGGGGGATTTAGCATGGGGCAGGTTGTTCAGGAGGCTGAGCCTGTGTTTTCAGGTGCACATGAAGGGCTTTGTTTATGCTCTGCAAGGTTGCTTTTTCCTGTCTGGGAACTTCCTGTTGTGATTGTAAAAGGCAGTTTAGGTTCTACAAGCGCTATGTCAGAAAATGGGTTAGTCATCTGCAGGCTCTCTGTTGAGGCTATGCAAGTGCTTGAAAACAAGATTCGTTCACTAGAGAAGTTTCTAAGGTCCAGAAGGAACCAAAGAAGGGGCCTTTATGGCTGTGTTGTTGGTTCAGGAGACTTGACTGGCTCTATTCTTTATGGAGCCAGTTCAGAATTCGGTGCCAGTGACCACATGGTTAGAAACTTATTTGGTGCCTACTCACGGACTACTGAGTCTAATGCTGGTGGCTCATCTAGTAAAAGGCAGAGACTACCATATAGTCCTGCTGAACTGGCAGCCATGGAGGTAGTTTTGGCTATTTCTGTAATGCAAAAGGTGTTTATACctgtctttttcatttcttttcataatttcagtttttattaTTCTGTAGGTCAGGGCCATGGAATGCATTAGGCAGTTGCTACTTCGATCTAGTGAAGCCCTGTTTCTGCTCCAGCTTCTTTCACAGCACCATGTAACTCGCTTGGTTGAGAGCTTTGATGCTGATCTACGACAAGCATTAGTTCGAATGACATTCCATCAGTTAGTTTGCTCTGAGGAAGGAGACCGTCTTGCTACAAGGCTCATATCTGCTCTAATGGAGGTAATGCAATTTTGGATATAACATTGAGGAAAATTAATTGAAAAATTTTACACTAATTATCAAAACATTAGTTCTTTGCCTCACTCGTTTGTCAGCTTGGCTGGGTCTTATCACGCATAGCTGTCTTGCATTGTGAAATGTTCTTAATTTTGATGTCATTCATTGCTCCAGTATTATACTGGTCCTGATGGCAGGGGTGCAGTAGATGATGTTAGTTCAAGATTACGGGATGGTTGTCCAAGCTACTATAAGGAGTCTGATTACAAGTTTTTTCTAGCTGTGGAGTGTCTTGAGAGAGCTGCTGTACTTCCAGATCCTGTGGAGAAGGAGAATCTCGCAAGAAAAGCCTTTGATTTCTTAAGTAAAGTTCCAGAATCTGCTGATTTACGAACTGTTTGCAAACGGTTTGAAGATTTAAGGTCAGTTGCTTGGGGATAAGTAAATCCTTTCTGATTGTTGTCTCTGCTTAGTTGGGTGATTACGTCTAAATCATTACCATGCATGAACTGCAGATTTTATGAAGCTGTGGTTCACTTACCTTTACAAAAGGCACAGGCTCTTGACCCTGCGGGTGATGCTTTTAATGACCAAATTGATACAGCAGATCGAGAATATGCAGTTGCTCAACGTGTACAGTGTTATGAAATTATCATCAGTGCACTGCGTTCCCTGAAAGGTGACCCGTCACAGAGGGAGTTTGGTTCTCCTCTTAGGCGTGCTGCTGCACAGCCCATCCTTGATCAGGTCTCTCGGAACAAGTATATATGCCAGATTGTTCAGCTTGGCATCCAATCTCCTGACAGATTATTTCATGAGTACTTGTACCGTGCTATGATTGATTTGGGACTTGAAAATGAGTTGTTGGAAAACGGAGGTCCTGATTTGGTACCTTTTTTACAAAGTGCCGCCAGTGAACATATACAAGAGGTAACATGTTATACTATGTATTGTTGGTCAGttattataaattttaatttcccGATGCtcctttgtttcagaatttTATCATAGATGTGTTTTGAGCAGAGAGAAGGTCTTTCAATTTTTCAAAAACAAGATTTTCCCTTAAATAATGTATTTCACCTGTGTTTTCCCCTTATTGTGTCTCCCTGGGGTTTCTCCCATATTGTAGGCTAGAGCTATTTCAGCAGTGACCTCCATGGCCTCTCCAATGGGACATTCTGTAGCATCATCTAATCAAGCCAAATATTCTGAGCTTTTGGCACAGTACTATATCTTGAAGAGGCAGCATCTGCTTGCAGCTCATGTATTGTTACGACTGGCTGAGAGGCGATTCACTTCAGGGGATGTTCCTACTCTAGATGAAAGGTATTCTCTCCTTcagtttttatttgttctcgGCATTTgctgaagttttttttttttttactgtgacACTGTACCCTGGTGATATCTGATATCTTTCAAGATATAGTTTCTCCAAATAGCTAAATAGTTAGTCAGGTGTCTTGTTTTGGAGTTGCTTTGCGCTTGTGTTGGGTCCAATCACCAAGATTTTGGTCCAAGTGAACCCAGTATTTTACATTGTTCCTCCTAGTTTTCTTTGAATACCCATGATTTCACATTCGATTCTTCTGCAGCAACTTCTCTAGATttctttatttatatatttagtaTATTGATCACATGTAAAACCAATTCTTATGTGTTGAAATCAGTATCTCACTTTGTACATTCTCGGGTTGGTCTGTCTCAGTGCTTTCTAAAATCTCTCATCTACACCAGAGATTGTCTGGACTAGTCTATCTCTCAAAATAAACCCAAACTATTCTAAACGGGATATAGTCCAAAACAAAATTTCTTGATTCTCTTAGCCTGTCAatgatgtgtttttttttttttgtcaattacAGGTACAATTACTTGAAAAATGCAGTCATACAGGCAAAAAATGCTAGTAGTGATGGCCTGGTAGGTTCTGCACATGGTGCTTATGACAACGGGCTTTTAGAATTGTTGGAAGGAAAGCTTGCTGTTCTCCGTTTTCAGATAAAGATCAAACAGGAACTTGAGGCTTTAGTCTCCAGCGCAGAAGATTTGCCTGGTGCATCTGAGTCCCATGGAACTGACCCCAGTGGCACTTTAACGGCTGATTCCAATTTTGTAAATATTGCACAAGAAAAGGCTAAAGAGCTATCATTAGACTTGAAGAGTATAACTCAGCTATACAATGAGTATGCTGTTCCATTCGAACTTTGGGAGGTACTTGCTTTCTCTTTCTCGCCTCTAGACTCTGGATATTATTTAACATTGCTCCTTTCTAAGAATTTTATTCTACCGCATCATATATAACAATTATAAGGGAATCTAGTTTTCATTAACTGGAATTCATTTTTCCTTTGTCGAATCAGATATGTCTAGAAATGCTATACTTTGCGAGCTATTCTGGTGATCCAGATAGTAGCATGGTAAGAGAAACTTGGGCTAGATTAATCGACCAATCTCTTTCAAGGGGTGGTGTTGCCGAAGCTTGTTCAGTATTGAAGAGATTTGGTGCTGACATTTATCCTGGAGATGGAGCTGGCTTACCCTTAGACACACTTTGCCTTCACCTTGAAAAAGCAGCACTGGTACATTTGAAAAACATCCCAACTATTTAGCTTATTTTAGAAAAAAGAATTTGTGCTAAGAAGATTAATTGGTTAAATGGAGTATCACCCCTTTTTTTGGTCCATAAAATGAGTATTAcctgattttcaattttttttcttttcacatcTAATTTTAGGAAAGACAGGAATCAGGAGTTGAATCTGTTGGAGATGAAGATGTATCAAGGGCTCTTCTTGCTGCTTGCAAGGGTGCAACTGAGCCTGTACTGAACACATATGATCAGTTATTAACGAGTGGTGCTATTTTACCCTCGCCCAACCTCAGGCTACGCCTTCTCCGATCAGTACTCGTGATACTTCGTGAGTGGGCAATGTCATTGTTTGCCCAGAGAATGGGTACAAGTAATACTGGAGCCTCTTTAATATTAGGTGGAACATTTTCAGGGGAGCAGAGAGCAGTTGTTAACCAAGGGGTTCGAGATAAGATCTCTAGTGCAGCCAACAggtgaatttatttatttgtttttttattgcAACAAACATGTGTTGTTGTTTGCTCATTGTCAACTTAGTATTCATTTCTGTAGAGTATAATAGCTGCATTGCCTGTGGTTTTGCACTAAAGTTTGGAGTTGCATCACTTCTAACTTACTCTGTAACCCCAAATTCACAATAAGAAGTGCCTACAACAAGCAAGATATGTATGGTGATACAAAATGCATGGATATATTCTGTTGTATGGTTATAAAACTTATTTTGAGTCAAGAGAGACGCTTCTGACCCTAGATAACTTCAAATCTTGC belongs to Rosa chinensis cultivar Old Blush chromosome 4, RchiOBHm-V2, whole genome shotgun sequence and includes:
- the LOC112197333 gene encoding nuclear pore complex protein NUP155; the protein is MSREDDVVMRDVTNAGLVVSDRIGREVASQLDLEESLEASRYASHPYATHPREWPPLAEVVDTWELPPVLIERYNAAGGEGTTLCGIFPEIRRAWASIDNSLFLWRFDKWDGQCPEYSGEDQAICAVGLAKSKPGVFVEAIQYLLILATPVQLSLVGVCCSGGADGTDPYAEVSLQPLPEYTVPSDGITMTCITCTEKGRIFLAGRDGHIYELQYTTGSGWQSRCRKVCLTAGLGSIISRWVLPNVFKFGAVDPIIEMVFDNERHILYARTEEMKLQVFILGQNADGPLKKVAEEKNLINLRDVHYGGRQSTGPRAPNRTTKSSIVCISPLSTLESKSLHLVAVLSDGRRMYLTTSPSSGNLGGFNTDHDKPSCLKVVTTRPSPPLGLSGGLAFGTMSLAGRPQNDDLSLKVEAAHYSAGTLVLSDSSPPTMSSLLIVNRDSSTQSAGSSTLGTSSRSSRALRESVSSLPVEGRMLFVADILPLPDSTTAILSLYSAIEYGGYESLEESCEKVSAKLWARGDLSIQHILPRRRFVVFSTMGMMEIVFNRPVDILRRLFESNSPRSILEEFFNRFGPGEAAAMCLMLAARVVHSENLISNVVSQKAAEAFEDPRLVGMPQLEGNSALSNTRTAAGGFSMGQVVQEAEPVFSGAHEGLCLCSARLLFPVWELPVVIVKGSLGSTSAMSENGLVICRLSVEAMQVLENKIRSLEKFLRSRRNQRRGLYGCVVGSGDLTGSILYGASSEFGASDHMVRNLFGAYSRTTESNAGGSSSKRQRLPYSPAELAAMEVRAMECIRQLLLRSSEALFLLQLLSQHHVTRLVESFDADLRQALVRMTFHQLVCSEEGDRLATRLISALMEYYTGPDGRGAVDDVSSRLRDGCPSYYKESDYKFFLAVECLERAAVLPDPVEKENLARKAFDFLSKVPESADLRTVCKRFEDLRFYEAVVHLPLQKAQALDPAGDAFNDQIDTADREYAVAQRVQCYEIIISALRSLKGDPSQREFGSPLRRAAAQPILDQVSRNKYICQIVQLGIQSPDRLFHEYLYRAMIDLGLENELLENGGPDLVPFLQSAASEHIQEARAISAVTSMASPMGHSVASSNQAKYSELLAQYYILKRQHLLAAHVLLRLAERRFTSGDVPTLDERYNYLKNAVIQAKNASSDGLVGSAHGAYDNGLLELLEGKLAVLRFQIKIKQELEALVSSAEDLPGASESHGTDPSGTLTADSNFVNIAQEKAKELSLDLKSITQLYNEYAVPFELWEICLEMLYFASYSGDPDSSMVRETWARLIDQSLSRGGVAEACSVLKRFGADIYPGDGAGLPLDTLCLHLEKAALERQESGVESVGDEDVSRALLAACKGATEPVLNTYDQLLTSGAILPSPNLRLRLLRSVLVILREWAMSLFAQRMGTSNTGASLILGGTFSGEQRAVVNQGVRDKISSAANRYMTEVRRLALPQHLTEPVFQGFRELEESLLSPFPFDRY